Proteins from one Microcaecilia unicolor chromosome 2, aMicUni1.1, whole genome shotgun sequence genomic window:
- the NKX6-1 gene encoding homeobox protein Nkx-6.1 isoform X2, whose product MLAVGPMDGSRQSAFLLSSPPLAALHSMAEMKTPLYPAYALSSSAGSLPHLGSPSAQHSAATPHGINDILSRPSSAPGGGILAGLPRFGSLSPPPPPPGLYFSPSAAAAAALAVARYPKPLAELPGRTPIFWPGMMQSPPWRDARLACGPHQGSVLLDKDGKRKHTRPTFSGQQIFALEKTFEQTKYLAGPERARLAYSLGMTESQVKVWFQNRRTKWRKKHAAEMATAKKKQDSETERLKGASENEEEDDDYNKPLDPNSDDEKITQLLKKHKSSGSLHLHTSENESSS is encoded by the exons ATGTTAGCGGTGGGGCCTATGGACGGCAGCCGGCAGAGCGCCTTTCTTCTCAGCAGCCCCCCCTTGGCCGCCCTGCACAGCATGGCCGAGATGAAGACCCCTCTATACCCGGCCTACGCCTTGTCCT CGTCTGCCGGCTCCCTGCCCCACCTCGGGAGCCCCTCTGCTCAGCACTCGGCCGCCACTCCCCACGGCATCAATGACATCCTGAGCCGACC ctcCTCTGCCCCGGGAGGGGGTATCCTTGCCGGCCTGCCCCGCTTTGGCAGCCTCAGCCCGCCTCCACCCCCTCCTGGCCTTTACTTCAGCCCCAGTGCGGCGGCAGCTGCAGCTCTGGCCGTGGCCCGCTACCCCAAGCCCTTGGCCGAACTGCCCggcaggacgcccatcttctggcCTGGGATGATGCAGAGTCCGCCCTGGAGGGACGCCCGACTGGCCTGCGGACCCC ATCAAGGTTCGGTTTTGCTTGACAAAGATGGTAAGAGGAAGCACACGAGACCCACTTTCTCTGGGCAACAGATATTCGCTTTGGAAAAGACATTCGAACAAACGAAATACTTAGCAGGACCTGAGAGGGCCAGGCTGGCTTATTCACTGGGGATGACAGAGAGTCAAGTCAAG GTTTGGTTCCAGAACCGGAGAACCAAATGGAGGAAAAAACACGCGGCCGAAATGGCCACAGCCAAGAAAAAGCAGGATTCAGAGACCGAGAGGCTGAAGGGGGCCTCGGAGAACGAGGAGGAAGACGACGACTATAATAAACCCCTAGACCCCAACTCCGACGACGAAAAGATCACCCAGTTActgaaaaaacacaagtccagcgGTAGCCTGCACCTGCACACTTCAGAGAACGAAAGCTCCTCTTAG
- the NKX6-1 gene encoding homeobox protein Nkx-6.1 isoform X1, which translates to MLAVGPMDGSRQSAFLLSSPPLAALHSMAEMKTPLYPAYALSCPAPASSSSSSCSSSSSSTSSPSPPLGSPKHPTGPSPASAGSLPHLGSPSAQHSAATPHGINDILSRPSLACLPPPAPSAPAPTAASSSSSSGSSAPGGGILAGLPRFGSLSPPPPPPGLYFSPSAAAAAALAVARYPKPLAELPGRTPIFWPGMMQSPPWRDARLACGPHQGSVLLDKDGKRKHTRPTFSGQQIFALEKTFEQTKYLAGPERARLAYSLGMTESQVKVWFQNRRTKWRKKHAAEMATAKKKQDSETERLKGASENEEEDDDYNKPLDPNSDDEKITQLLKKHKSSGSLHLHTSENESSS; encoded by the exons ATGTTAGCGGTGGGGCCTATGGACGGCAGCCGGCAGAGCGCCTTTCTTCTCAGCAGCCCCCCCTTGGCCGCCCTGCACAGCATGGCCGAGATGAAGACCCCTCTATACCCGGCCTACGCCTTGTCCTGCCCGGCTCCCgcatcttcctcctcttcctcctgttcctcctcctcctcttccacctCCTCGCCTTCCCCACCCCTGGGCTCCCCCAAGCACCCCACGGGGCCCTCCCCAGCGTCTGCCGGCTCCCTGCCCCACCTCGGGAGCCCCTCTGCTCAGCACTCGGCCGCCACTCCCCACGGCATCAATGACATCCTGAGCCGACCCTCCctggcctgcctgcctcccccagccccCTCCGCCCCTGCCCCTACCgccgcttcctcctcctcctcctccggctcCTCTGCCCCGGGAGGGGGTATCCTTGCCGGCCTGCCCCGCTTTGGCAGCCTCAGCCCGCCTCCACCCCCTCCTGGCCTTTACTTCAGCCCCAGTGCGGCGGCAGCTGCAGCTCTGGCCGTGGCCCGCTACCCCAAGCCCTTGGCCGAACTGCCCggcaggacgcccatcttctggcCTGGGATGATGCAGAGTCCGCCCTGGAGGGACGCCCGACTGGCCTGCGGACCCC ATCAAGGTTCGGTTTTGCTTGACAAAGATGGTAAGAGGAAGCACACGAGACCCACTTTCTCTGGGCAACAGATATTCGCTTTGGAAAAGACATTCGAACAAACGAAATACTTAGCAGGACCTGAGAGGGCCAGGCTGGCTTATTCACTGGGGATGACAGAGAGTCAAGTCAAG GTTTGGTTCCAGAACCGGAGAACCAAATGGAGGAAAAAACACGCGGCCGAAATGGCCACAGCCAAGAAAAAGCAGGATTCAGAGACCGAGAGGCTGAAGGGGGCCTCGGAGAACGAGGAGGAAGACGACGACTATAATAAACCCCTAGACCCCAACTCCGACGACGAAAAGATCACCCAGTTActgaaaaaacacaagtccagcgGTAGCCTGCACCTGCACACTTCAGAGAACGAAAGCTCCTCTTAG